One window from the genome of Pempheris klunzingeri isolate RE-2024b chromosome 7, fPemKlu1.hap1, whole genome shotgun sequence encodes:
- the dock5 gene encoding dedicator of cytokinesis protein 5 isoform X2: protein MTRWIPTKKEKYGVAIYNYDPSGEQELCLQVGDTVHILEKLEGWYRGYTLRKKSQKGIFPASYIHLKEATVEGIGQQEIIIPADLPLVQELGATLREWAQIWHKLYVANKTTQFRSVQQMAYSLIEYRSQIVSGTLPKDDLVELKKKVTAKIDYGNRILGLDLVVRDEAGNTLDPDHTSTVSLFRAHETASRSVDDRIQEEKTRLQNLEMRRQTLFSTVHTYSLFMNLKNFVCNIGEDAELLMSLYDPDQSEFISENFLVRWDSMGMPKEIEKLNNLPALFTDLSSSDLMRQRLFLVCQIIRVGSMELKEGKKHTGGLRRPFGVAVMDITDIAHGKADDEDKQHFIPFQQIAMETYIRQRQLIMSPLIPSRVIGENEPLTAVFNKVIATREVNHKGQGLFVTLKLLPGDLGQVRKDYPHFVDRSTAIVRKMGFPEIILPGNVRNDIYVTLLQGEFDRGKKKTPKNVEVILSVHDDEGNPMEKAIFPGAGYDGISEYKSVIYYQVKQPCWNETVKVTIPIEDVCRCHLRVMFRHRSSQDSRDKSEKPFGMAFVKLMRGDGTTLKDGRHELIVYKVDVKKAEDAKVYLTLPATWAEVEEKEKQTGKQFHHSGVIPVTKDSFQIATLTCSTKLTQNVDLLGLLNWRSNPEALDQILQRLMEVEGGEIVKFLQDTLDALFNIMMETSEKDTYDTLVFNALVFIITLIGDIKFQHFNPVLETYINKHFSATLAYMKLTRVLNYYVGHAEEPVLTERLYAALKALKYLFRFIVQSRVLYLRFYGNSEDGDAFFNSIRTLFLSFNTLMDRPLDEGVKIKGAILKYLPSIINDIQTVFDPVELSVLLAKFIESIPDSQLVRQKLGCMCKMVESDLFRQPDCRDVLLPLVTDQLSGQLDDHSSKPDHEACAQLLSTVLDNLDRKDVGPTRGHVQLIMERLLRRVNRTVISMDRSSPLIGHYLACMTAILKQMDDMHYAHYISTFKTRQDIIDFLMETFIMFKDLMGDVFPADWMIMNLVQMQVFLRAINQYSDVLNMYFLDQAHFELQLWNNYFHLTVAFLTHKTLQLESFSQEKRNKILNKYGDMRKTIGFKIRDMWYNLGPHKMKFIPAMVGPILEVTLVPEPELRKATIPIFFDMMQCEHNFSPGRTFETFENELITKLDQEVEGGRGDEQYKVLLEKTLLEHCRRHRYLSQSGEELALLLSSLLENLLAYRTITHDESPEHRMSCTVNVLNFYKEKKREDIYIRYLYKLRDLHLDCENYTEAAYTLLLHAELLEWSDKPCAPHLIPRDGEHVWTQQELKERLIQEIICYLDKGKMWEKAIELGKQLAKMHESHMFDFMELSQLLKKQAQFYENIMHAMRPQPEYFAVGYYGLGFPSFLRNKMFIYRGKEYEWLEDFSLKLLSQFPNAVRMTSTAPPGDNISNSPGQYIQSFTVKPVLTVPHQFKDKGVPEQILNYYRTNEVDQFQYSRPFRKGEKDPDNEFATMWIERTTYITAYRFPGILKWFEVKSVSVEEISPLENAVETMEMANEKLSNLVQQQACDRSLSINPLSMMLSGIVDPAVMGGFSNYEKAFFTDNYIQEHPEDHERIEVLKHLIALQIPLLADGIRIHGEKTTEQLKPLHNRLVTCFQDLREKVEKHYGVITLPCSLTERKKSRVGSVVMPYILSSTLRRMSTVSTLSNASSGLSSGSASSDGPSCISSQDDRRASVLSRSEEDNRIARKNRKEWSVSKSQVLLERQSDADETPPEKQQRPKSLQLGDRRLTVSLFHGVSSQLSLSNPLSPLPASPHTPHTPRSSSYSSLLSDNDANTIDTPGTPPPMPPKKHPYEIDNPGFSSEFTPPLPVKIESKPPPPPPKTRKSMFPS from the exons ATGACCCGCTGGATTCCCACTAAAAAGGAGAAGTATGGAGTCG caATCTACAATTATGATCCCAGTGGTGAGCAGGAGCTGTGTCTACAGGTGGGGGACACGGTGCACATACTTGAGAAATTGGAAG GCTGGTATAGGGGCTACACGCTACGCAAGAAATCGCAGAAG GGCATTTTCCCAGCTTCCTACATCCACTTAAAGGAGGCTACGGTTGAGGGAATAGG CCAGCAGGAAATAATTATTCCAGCAGATTTACCCCTGGTGCAGGAGCTCGGGGCCACTCTGAGGGAGTGGGCGCAGATATGGCACAAGCTCTATGTG GCGAACAAGACAACCCAGTTCAGGAGTGTTCAGCAGATGGCCTACAGCCTCATCGAATACCGATCTCAGATAGTGTCAGGAACGCTGCCTAAGGATGACCTTGTGGAGCTCAAAAAGAAAGTCACAGCAAAGATTGATTATGGAAACAG gaTTCTGGGGTTGGACCTGGTGGTGCGAGACGAAGCAGGAAACACGCTGGATCCTGACCACACCAGTACGGTCAGTCTGTTCCGGGCGCACGAGACAGCCTCCCGCAGTGTCGATGACAGGATACAAGAAGAGAAG ACGCGGTTGCAAAACCTGGAAATGAGGCGTCAGACCCTGTTCAGTACTGTGCACACCTACAGTCTATTCATGAACCTGAAGAACTTTGTATGCAATATTGGGGAAGATGCTGAGCTGCTCATGTCTCTGTATGACCCCGACCAGTCTGAATTCATCAG TGAGAACTTCCTGGTGCGGTGGGACAGTATGGGGATGCCTAAAGAAATTGAAAAACTCAACAACCTGCCAGCGCTATTCACG GACCTGAGCAGCAGTGACTTGATGAGGCAGCGACTCTTCCTGGTGTGTCAGATCATCAGAGTGGGCAGCATGGAGCTAAAAGAGGGCAAGAAACACACGGGAGGACTAAGGAGGCCATTTGGTGTGGCTG TGATGGACATTACAGATATCGCCCATGGCAAAGCAGACGATGAGGACAAACAGCATTTCATCCCTTTTCAGCA GATAGCTATGGAAACCTACATCCGTCAGAGACAGCTCATCATGTCTCCGCTCATCCCGTCCCGAGTCATAGGAGAGAATGAGCCGCTCACTGCTGTCTTCAACAAAGTCATTGCTACGCGGGAGGTCAATCACAAAGGCCAGG GGCTGTTTGTGACTCTGAAGCTCCTCCCGGGAGATCTTGGTCAGGTCAGGAAGGACTATCCTCACTTTGTGGACCGCAGCACGGCTATTGTCAGGAAAATGGGCTTTCCAGAAATCATCCTCCCAG GAAACGTGAGGAATGATATTTACGTAACCTTGCTGCAGGGAGAGTTTGACCGCGGTAAAAAAAAGACCCCGAAAAATGTAGAGGTCATACTGAGTGTGCATGATGATGAAGGCAACCCAATGGAG AAGGCGATATTTCCTGGGGCCGGGTATGATGGCATCTCAGAGTACAAGTCTGTCATTTACTACCAGGTGAAGCAGCCTTGTTGGAACGAAACCGTGAAG GTGACGATCCCCATTGAAGACGTGTGCCGCTGTCACTTGAGGGTGATGTTTCGACACAGATCGTCCCAGGACT CTAGAGACAAATCGGAGAAGCCCTTTGGTATGGCCTTCGTCAAGCTCATGAGAGGAGACGGGACCACACTAAAAGACGGCAGGCATGAGCTTATCGTCTATAAG GTCGACGTGAAAAAGGCAGAGGATGCAAAGGTTTATCTCACCTTGCCAGCGACCTGGGCTGAggtggaggaaaaggagaagcaAACAGGGAAGCAGTTCCATCATTCAGGAGTGATTCCTGTGACTAAAGACAGCTTCCAGATCGCCACGCTCACCTGCTCCACTAAACTCACTCAGAACG TGGATTTACTTGGCCTGTTGAACTGGAGGTCTAACCCAGAAGCTCTAGACCAGATACTGCAGAGGCTGATGGAGGTCGAGGGAGGGGAGATTGTGAAA TTTTTGCAGGACACTCTTGATGCCTTGTTCAACATCATGATGGAGACCTCAGAAAAGGACACCTATGATACCCTCGTGTTCAATGCCTTG GTATTTATAATCACACTTATCGGTGACATCAAATTCCAGCACTTCAACCCAGTCTTGGAAACCTACATCAACAAGCACTTTAGTGCCACTTTGGCTTACAT GAAGCTAACCAGGGTGCTTAACTACTACGTTGGCCACGCCGAGGAGCCCGTCCTGACTGAGAGGCTCTACGCAGCACTCAAAGCTCTCAAATACCTGTTCAGGTTTATTGTACAGTCCCGGGTCCTCTATCTCAG ATTCTACGGGAACAGCGAGGATGGAGATGCTTTCTTCAACTCCATTCGCaccctttttttgtctttcaacaCACTCATGGACAGGCCGCTAGATGAGGGAGTGAAGATAAAG GGAGCAATATTGAAATACCTCCCCAGCATCATTAATGACATCCAGACTGTGTTTGATCCCGTGGAGCTCAG TGTTCTCCTAGCGAAGTTCATTGAGAGCATTCCTGACTCTCAGCTTGTGCGTCAGAAGCTGGGCTGCATGTGTAAAATGGTGGAGAGTGACCTTTTCAGGCAGCCAG ACTGCAGAGATGTGCTTCTGCCACTTGTTACTGACCAGCTGAGTGGGCAGCTGGACGACCACTCTAGTAAACCTGACCATGAGGCCTGTGCACAACTGCTCAGCACGGTGTTGGACAACCTGGACCGCAAGGATGTG GGTCCAACCAGAGGGCACGTTCAGCTGATAATGGAGCGGCTCCTTCGCCGGGTTAATCGCACTGTCATCAGCATGGACAGATCCTCGCCTCTCATT GGCCACTATCTTGCCTGCATGACGGCCATCCTGAAGCAAATGGATGACATGCATTACGCCCACTACATCAGCACCTTCAAGACAAGACAGGATATCATC GACTTCCTCATGGAGACGTTCATCATGTTTAAGGACCTCATGGGAGACGTCTTCCCCGCTGACTGGATGATCATGAACCTGGTGCAGATGCAGGTCTTCCTGAGGGCCATCAACCAGTACTCGGACGTCCTCAACATGTATTTCCTGGACCAGGCGCATTTTGAACTACAG CTGTGGAATAACTACTTTCATTTGACTGTGGCATTCCTCACCCACAAGACACTGCAGCTGGAATCCTTCTCTCAAGAGAAACGAAATAAGATACTGAACAA ATACGGAGACATGAGGAAGACTATTGGATTTAAGATCAGAGATATGTGGTACAATCTTG GCCCGCACAAAATGAAGTTTATTCCAGCCATGGTCGGGCCAATTCTGGAGGTCACACTGGTGCCTGAGCCTGAACTGAGGAAAGCTACCATCCCCATTTTCTTTGATATGATGCAGTGTGAGCACAACTTCAGCCCCGGACGCACGTTTGAAACG TTTGAGAACGAACTGATAACAAAATTGGATCAAGAGGTAGAAGGAGGCCGAGGGGATGAGCAGTACAAAGTCCTGCTGGAGAAAAC GTTACTAGAGCACTGCAGACGCCACAGATACCTGTCACAGTCAGGAGAGGAGCTGGCGCTGCTGCTGAGCAGCCTGCTGGAGAATCTCCTGGCGTACCGCACCATCACACACGACGAAAGCCCTGAGCACCGCATGAGCTGCACTGTCAATGTCCTG AATttctacaaagaaaaaaagagggaggacaTTTATATCCG GTACCTGTATAAGCTCCGAGATTTGCACCTGGACTGTGAGAACTACACAGAGGCGGCTTACACACTGCTACTGCACGCTGAATTACTAGAG TGGTCTGACAAACCGTGCGCACCTCATCTGATTCCTCGAGATGGAGAGCACGTATGGACCCAACAGGAGCTGAAAGAGAGGCTTATTCAGGAGATCATATGCTACCTAGACAAGGGCAAG ATGTGGGAGAAGGCCATTGAGCTGGGGAAGCAGCTGGCCAAGATGCATGAGAGCCACATGTTTGACTTCATGGAGCTGAGCCAGCTGCTG aaaaaacaagccCAGTTCTATGAAAATATCATGCATGCAATGCGGCCACAGCCAGAGTACTTTGCTGTAGGATATTATGGACTTGGATTCCCTTCTTTCCTCAGG AACAAGATGTTCATCTACCGTGGCAAAGAGTACGAGTGGCTCGAAGACTTCAGCTTAAAGCTCCTCTCACAGTTCCCCAACGCAGTACGGATGACCAGCACAGCACCCCCTGGAGACAACATCAGCAACTCTCCTGGGCAGT ACATCCAGAGCTTTACTGTCAAGCCTGTTCTCACCGTGCCGCACCAGTTTAAAGACAAGGGGGTTCCAGAGCAGATATTAAA CTATTACAGAACCAATGAAGTGGACCAGTTCCAGTATTCAAGGCCCTTTAGGAAAGGTGAAAAGGACCCAGACAATGAATTTGCA ACCATGTGGATCGAGAGAACAACTTACATCACTGCCTATCGCTTCCCAGGGATTCTGAAATGGTTTGAAGTCAAATCTGTCTCAGTG GAGGAAATCAGTCCTTTGGAGAACGCCGTAGAAACCATGGAGATGGCCAATGAAAAGCTGAGTAACCTCGTGCAGCAGCAAGCCTGTGACCGCTCGCTGTCCATCAACCCACTGTCCATGATGCTCAGCGGCATTGTTGACCCTGCTGTCATGGGCGGCTTCTCCAACTATGAGAAG GCATTCTTCACTGACAACTACATCCAAGAGCACCCAGAGGACCACGAGCGCATTGAGGTCCTTAAACACCTCATCGCCCTGCAG ATCCCTCTCTTGGCAGATGGGATTCGCATCCACGGGGAGAAGACGACGGAGCAGCTGAAGCCTTTGCACAACCGTCTGGTTACTTGCTTCCAAGACCTTCGGGAGAAAGTGGAGAAGCATTATGGCGTCATAACCTTG CCCTGCTCTctcacagagaggaagaagagtcgCGTGGGCTCAGTAGTGATGCCCTACATCCTGTCCTCCACCCTGCGACGCATGTCCACTGTCTCAACCCTGTCCAACGCCTCCTCAGGCCTGTCCAGCGGCTCCGCCTCCTCAGACGGACCCTCCTGCATTTCCTCCCAAGA CGATCGCAGGGCCTCGGTTTTGTCCCGCTCGGAGGAGGACAACAGGATTGCTAGAAAGAACAGGAAGGAGTGGAGTGTGAGCAAATCTCAGGTCCTGCTGGAGAGGCAGTCCGATGCAGATGAG ACTCCCCCGGAGAAGCAGCAAAGACCCAAGAGTTTACAATTAGGAGACCGGCGGCTTACCGTCTCCCTGTTCCACGGTGTTTCATCCCAGCTCAGCCTGTCTAACCCCCTCAGCCCGCTACCTGCCTCTCcacacacaccgcacacacCACGCAGCTCCA GTTATTCATCGCTTCTCAGTGACAATGATGCCAATACCATTGACACCCCTGGGACCCCCCCACCCATGCCTCCTAAGAAACACCCGTACGAGATTGACAACCCCGGGTTCTCTTCAGAG TTCACTCCTCCACTGCCAGTAAAAATTGAGAGCAAGCCCCCCCCACCGCCTCCAAAAACACGGAAGTCCATGTTCCCCTCTTAA
- the dock5 gene encoding dedicator of cytokinesis protein 5 isoform X1: protein MTRWIPTKKEKYGVAIYNYDPSGEQELCLQVGDTVHILEKLEGWYRGYTLRKKSQKGIFPASYIHLKEATVEGIGQQEIIIPADLPLVQELGATLREWAQIWHKLYVANKTTQFRSVQQMAYSLIEYRSQIVSGTLPKDDLVELKKKVTAKIDYGNRILGLDLVVRDEAGNTLDPDHTSTVSLFRAHETASRSVDDRIQEEKTRLQNLEMRRQTLFSTVHTYSLFMNLKNFVCNIGEDAELLMSLYDPDQSEFISENFLVRWDSMGMPKEIEKLNNLPALFTDLSSSDLMRQRLFLVCQIIRVGSMELKEGKKHTGGLRRPFGVAVMDITDIAHGKADDEDKQHFIPFQQIAMETYIRQRQLIMSPLIPSRVIGENEPLTAVFNKVIATREVNHKGQGLFVTLKLLPGDLGQVRKDYPHFVDRSTAIVRKMGFPEIILPGNVRNDIYVTLLQGEFDRGKKKTPKNVEVILSVHDDEGNPMEKAIFPGAGYDGISEYKSVIYYQVKQPCWNETVKVTIPIEDVCRCHLRVMFRHRSSQDSRDKSEKPFGMAFVKLMRGDGTTLKDGRHELIVYKVDVKKAEDAKVYLTLPATWAEVEEKEKQTGKQFHHSGVIPVTKDSFQIATLTCSTKLTQNVDLLGLLNWRSNPEALDQILQRLMEVEGGEIVKFLQDTLDALFNIMMETSEKDTYDTLVFNALVFIITLIGDIKFQHFNPVLETYINKHFSATLAYMKLTRVLNYYVGHAEEPVLTERLYAALKALKYLFRFIVQSRVLYLRFYGNSEDGDAFFNSIRTLFLSFNTLMDRPLDEGVKIKGAILKYLPSIINDIQTVFDPVELSVLLAKFIESIPDSQLVRQKLGCMCKMVESDLFRQPDCRDVLLPLVTDQLSGQLDDHSSKPDHEACAQLLSTVLDNLDRKDVGPTRGHVQLIMERLLRRVNRTVISMDRSSPLIGHYLACMTAILKQMDDMHYAHYISTFKTRQDIIDFLMETFIMFKDLMGDVFPADWMIMNLVQMQVFLRAINQYSDVLNMYFLDQAHFELQLWNNYFHLTVAFLTHKTLQLESFSQEKRNKILNKYGDMRKTIGFKIRDMWYNLGPHKMKFIPAMVGPILEVTLVPEPELRKATIPIFFDMMQCEHNFSPGRTFETFENELITKLDQEVEGGRGDEQYKVLLEKTLLEHCRRHRYLSQSGEELALLLSSLLENLLAYRTITHDESPEHRMSCTVNVLNFYKEKKREDIYIRYLYKLRDLHLDCENYTEAAYTLLLHAELLEWSDKPCAPHLIPRDGEHVWTQQELKERLIQEIICYLDKGKMWEKAIELGKQLAKMHESHMFDFMELSQLLKKQAQFYENIMHAMRPQPEYFAVGYYGLGFPSFLRNKMFIYRGKEYEWLEDFSLKLLSQFPNAVRMTSTAPPGDNISNSPGQYIQSFTVKPVLTVPHQFKDKGVPEQILNYYRTNEVDQFQYSRPFRKGEKDPDNEFATMWIERTTYITAYRFPGILKWFEVKSVSVEEISPLENAVETMEMANEKLSNLVQQQACDRSLSINPLSMMLSGIVDPAVMGGFSNYEKAFFTDNYIQEHPEDHERIEVLKHLIALQIPLLADGIRIHGEKTTEQLKPLHNRLVTCFQDLREKVEKHYGVITLPCSLTERKKSRVGSVVMPYILSSTLRRMSTVSTLSNASSGLSSGSASSDGPSCISSQDSLLSRPSDRRASVLSRSEEDNRIARKNRKEWSVSKSQVLLERQSDADETPPEKQQRPKSLQLGDRRLTVSLFHGVSSQLSLSNPLSPLPASPHTPHTPRSSSYSSLLSDNDANTIDTPGTPPPMPPKKHPYEIDNPGFSSEFTPPLPVKIESKPPPPPPKTRKSMFPS, encoded by the exons ATGACCCGCTGGATTCCCACTAAAAAGGAGAAGTATGGAGTCG caATCTACAATTATGATCCCAGTGGTGAGCAGGAGCTGTGTCTACAGGTGGGGGACACGGTGCACATACTTGAGAAATTGGAAG GCTGGTATAGGGGCTACACGCTACGCAAGAAATCGCAGAAG GGCATTTTCCCAGCTTCCTACATCCACTTAAAGGAGGCTACGGTTGAGGGAATAGG CCAGCAGGAAATAATTATTCCAGCAGATTTACCCCTGGTGCAGGAGCTCGGGGCCACTCTGAGGGAGTGGGCGCAGATATGGCACAAGCTCTATGTG GCGAACAAGACAACCCAGTTCAGGAGTGTTCAGCAGATGGCCTACAGCCTCATCGAATACCGATCTCAGATAGTGTCAGGAACGCTGCCTAAGGATGACCTTGTGGAGCTCAAAAAGAAAGTCACAGCAAAGATTGATTATGGAAACAG gaTTCTGGGGTTGGACCTGGTGGTGCGAGACGAAGCAGGAAACACGCTGGATCCTGACCACACCAGTACGGTCAGTCTGTTCCGGGCGCACGAGACAGCCTCCCGCAGTGTCGATGACAGGATACAAGAAGAGAAG ACGCGGTTGCAAAACCTGGAAATGAGGCGTCAGACCCTGTTCAGTACTGTGCACACCTACAGTCTATTCATGAACCTGAAGAACTTTGTATGCAATATTGGGGAAGATGCTGAGCTGCTCATGTCTCTGTATGACCCCGACCAGTCTGAATTCATCAG TGAGAACTTCCTGGTGCGGTGGGACAGTATGGGGATGCCTAAAGAAATTGAAAAACTCAACAACCTGCCAGCGCTATTCACG GACCTGAGCAGCAGTGACTTGATGAGGCAGCGACTCTTCCTGGTGTGTCAGATCATCAGAGTGGGCAGCATGGAGCTAAAAGAGGGCAAGAAACACACGGGAGGACTAAGGAGGCCATTTGGTGTGGCTG TGATGGACATTACAGATATCGCCCATGGCAAAGCAGACGATGAGGACAAACAGCATTTCATCCCTTTTCAGCA GATAGCTATGGAAACCTACATCCGTCAGAGACAGCTCATCATGTCTCCGCTCATCCCGTCCCGAGTCATAGGAGAGAATGAGCCGCTCACTGCTGTCTTCAACAAAGTCATTGCTACGCGGGAGGTCAATCACAAAGGCCAGG GGCTGTTTGTGACTCTGAAGCTCCTCCCGGGAGATCTTGGTCAGGTCAGGAAGGACTATCCTCACTTTGTGGACCGCAGCACGGCTATTGTCAGGAAAATGGGCTTTCCAGAAATCATCCTCCCAG GAAACGTGAGGAATGATATTTACGTAACCTTGCTGCAGGGAGAGTTTGACCGCGGTAAAAAAAAGACCCCGAAAAATGTAGAGGTCATACTGAGTGTGCATGATGATGAAGGCAACCCAATGGAG AAGGCGATATTTCCTGGGGCCGGGTATGATGGCATCTCAGAGTACAAGTCTGTCATTTACTACCAGGTGAAGCAGCCTTGTTGGAACGAAACCGTGAAG GTGACGATCCCCATTGAAGACGTGTGCCGCTGTCACTTGAGGGTGATGTTTCGACACAGATCGTCCCAGGACT CTAGAGACAAATCGGAGAAGCCCTTTGGTATGGCCTTCGTCAAGCTCATGAGAGGAGACGGGACCACACTAAAAGACGGCAGGCATGAGCTTATCGTCTATAAG GTCGACGTGAAAAAGGCAGAGGATGCAAAGGTTTATCTCACCTTGCCAGCGACCTGGGCTGAggtggaggaaaaggagaagcaAACAGGGAAGCAGTTCCATCATTCAGGAGTGATTCCTGTGACTAAAGACAGCTTCCAGATCGCCACGCTCACCTGCTCCACTAAACTCACTCAGAACG TGGATTTACTTGGCCTGTTGAACTGGAGGTCTAACCCAGAAGCTCTAGACCAGATACTGCAGAGGCTGATGGAGGTCGAGGGAGGGGAGATTGTGAAA TTTTTGCAGGACACTCTTGATGCCTTGTTCAACATCATGATGGAGACCTCAGAAAAGGACACCTATGATACCCTCGTGTTCAATGCCTTG GTATTTATAATCACACTTATCGGTGACATCAAATTCCAGCACTTCAACCCAGTCTTGGAAACCTACATCAACAAGCACTTTAGTGCCACTTTGGCTTACAT GAAGCTAACCAGGGTGCTTAACTACTACGTTGGCCACGCCGAGGAGCCCGTCCTGACTGAGAGGCTCTACGCAGCACTCAAAGCTCTCAAATACCTGTTCAGGTTTATTGTACAGTCCCGGGTCCTCTATCTCAG ATTCTACGGGAACAGCGAGGATGGAGATGCTTTCTTCAACTCCATTCGCaccctttttttgtctttcaacaCACTCATGGACAGGCCGCTAGATGAGGGAGTGAAGATAAAG GGAGCAATATTGAAATACCTCCCCAGCATCATTAATGACATCCAGACTGTGTTTGATCCCGTGGAGCTCAG TGTTCTCCTAGCGAAGTTCATTGAGAGCATTCCTGACTCTCAGCTTGTGCGTCAGAAGCTGGGCTGCATGTGTAAAATGGTGGAGAGTGACCTTTTCAGGCAGCCAG ACTGCAGAGATGTGCTTCTGCCACTTGTTACTGACCAGCTGAGTGGGCAGCTGGACGACCACTCTAGTAAACCTGACCATGAGGCCTGTGCACAACTGCTCAGCACGGTGTTGGACAACCTGGACCGCAAGGATGTG GGTCCAACCAGAGGGCACGTTCAGCTGATAATGGAGCGGCTCCTTCGCCGGGTTAATCGCACTGTCATCAGCATGGACAGATCCTCGCCTCTCATT GGCCACTATCTTGCCTGCATGACGGCCATCCTGAAGCAAATGGATGACATGCATTACGCCCACTACATCAGCACCTTCAAGACAAGACAGGATATCATC GACTTCCTCATGGAGACGTTCATCATGTTTAAGGACCTCATGGGAGACGTCTTCCCCGCTGACTGGATGATCATGAACCTGGTGCAGATGCAGGTCTTCCTGAGGGCCATCAACCAGTACTCGGACGTCCTCAACATGTATTTCCTGGACCAGGCGCATTTTGAACTACAG CTGTGGAATAACTACTTTCATTTGACTGTGGCATTCCTCACCCACAAGACACTGCAGCTGGAATCCTTCTCTCAAGAGAAACGAAATAAGATACTGAACAA ATACGGAGACATGAGGAAGACTATTGGATTTAAGATCAGAGATATGTGGTACAATCTTG GCCCGCACAAAATGAAGTTTATTCCAGCCATGGTCGGGCCAATTCTGGAGGTCACACTGGTGCCTGAGCCTGAACTGAGGAAAGCTACCATCCCCATTTTCTTTGATATGATGCAGTGTGAGCACAACTTCAGCCCCGGACGCACGTTTGAAACG TTTGAGAACGAACTGATAACAAAATTGGATCAAGAGGTAGAAGGAGGCCGAGGGGATGAGCAGTACAAAGTCCTGCTGGAGAAAAC GTTACTAGAGCACTGCAGACGCCACAGATACCTGTCACAGTCAGGAGAGGAGCTGGCGCTGCTGCTGAGCAGCCTGCTGGAGAATCTCCTGGCGTACCGCACCATCACACACGACGAAAGCCCTGAGCACCGCATGAGCTGCACTGTCAATGTCCTG AATttctacaaagaaaaaaagagggaggacaTTTATATCCG GTACCTGTATAAGCTCCGAGATTTGCACCTGGACTGTGAGAACTACACAGAGGCGGCTTACACACTGCTACTGCACGCTGAATTACTAGAG TGGTCTGACAAACCGTGCGCACCTCATCTGATTCCTCGAGATGGAGAGCACGTATGGACCCAACAGGAGCTGAAAGAGAGGCTTATTCAGGAGATCATATGCTACCTAGACAAGGGCAAG ATGTGGGAGAAGGCCATTGAGCTGGGGAAGCAGCTGGCCAAGATGCATGAGAGCCACATGTTTGACTTCATGGAGCTGAGCCAGCTGCTG aaaaaacaagccCAGTTCTATGAAAATATCATGCATGCAATGCGGCCACAGCCAGAGTACTTTGCTGTAGGATATTATGGACTTGGATTCCCTTCTTTCCTCAGG AACAAGATGTTCATCTACCGTGGCAAAGAGTACGAGTGGCTCGAAGACTTCAGCTTAAAGCTCCTCTCACAGTTCCCCAACGCAGTACGGATGACCAGCACAGCACCCCCTGGAGACAACATCAGCAACTCTCCTGGGCAGT ACATCCAGAGCTTTACTGTCAAGCCTGTTCTCACCGTGCCGCACCAGTTTAAAGACAAGGGGGTTCCAGAGCAGATATTAAA CTATTACAGAACCAATGAAGTGGACCAGTTCCAGTATTCAAGGCCCTTTAGGAAAGGTGAAAAGGACCCAGACAATGAATTTGCA ACCATGTGGATCGAGAGAACAACTTACATCACTGCCTATCGCTTCCCAGGGATTCTGAAATGGTTTGAAGTCAAATCTGTCTCAGTG GAGGAAATCAGTCCTTTGGAGAACGCCGTAGAAACCATGGAGATGGCCAATGAAAAGCTGAGTAACCTCGTGCAGCAGCAAGCCTGTGACCGCTCGCTGTCCATCAACCCACTGTCCATGATGCTCAGCGGCATTGTTGACCCTGCTGTCATGGGCGGCTTCTCCAACTATGAGAAG GCATTCTTCACTGACAACTACATCCAAGAGCACCCAGAGGACCACGAGCGCATTGAGGTCCTTAAACACCTCATCGCCCTGCAG ATCCCTCTCTTGGCAGATGGGATTCGCATCCACGGGGAGAAGACGACGGAGCAGCTGAAGCCTTTGCACAACCGTCTGGTTACTTGCTTCCAAGACCTTCGGGAGAAAGTGGAGAAGCATTATGGCGTCATAACCTTG CCCTGCTCTctcacagagaggaagaagagtcgCGTGGGCTCAGTAGTGATGCCCTACATCCTGTCCTCCACCCTGCGACGCATGTCCACTGTCTCAACCCTGTCCAACGCCTCCTCAGGCCTGTCCAGCGGCTCCGCCTCCTCAGACGGACCCTCCTGCATTTCCTCCCAAGA TTCCTTGTTGTCCCGTCCCAGCGATCGCAGGGCCTCGGTTTTGTCCCGCTCGGAGGAGGACAACAGGATTGCTAGAAAGAACAGGAAGGAGTGGAGTGTGAGCAAATCTCAGGTCCTGCTGGAGAGGCAGTCCGATGCAGATGAG ACTCCCCCGGAGAAGCAGCAAAGACCCAAGAGTTTACAATTAGGAGACCGGCGGCTTACCGTCTCCCTGTTCCACGGTGTTTCATCCCAGCTCAGCCTGTCTAACCCCCTCAGCCCGCTACCTGCCTCTCcacacacaccgcacacacCACGCAGCTCCA GTTATTCATCGCTTCTCAGTGACAATGATGCCAATACCATTGACACCCCTGGGACCCCCCCACCCATGCCTCCTAAGAAACACCCGTACGAGATTGACAACCCCGGGTTCTCTTCAGAG TTCACTCCTCCACTGCCAGTAAAAATTGAGAGCAAGCCCCCCCCACCGCCTCCAAAAACACGGAAGTCCATGTTCCCCTCTTAA